In the genome of Nonomuraea sp. NBC_00507, the window GATGTCTCAGGAGAGGGAATCATGGCCAAGCAGGCCTACGTACGGAACAAGCCGCATCTCAACATCGGCACGATGGGCCACGTCGACCACGGCAAGACCACGCTGACCGCGGCGATCACGAAGGTGCTGGCGCAGCGGGGGCAGGCGACGTACACGCCGTTCGAGCGGATCGACCGCACGCCGGAGGAGGCGCAGCGGGGCATCACGATCAACATCTCGCACGTCGAGTACGAGACCGCCACCAGGCACTACGCCCACGTCGACATGCCGGGCCACGCCGACTACGTGAAGAACATGATCACGGGGGCGGCGCAGCTCGACGGTGCGATCCTCGTCGTGTCCGCGCAGGACGGGATCATGCCGCAGACCAGGGAGCACGTGTTGCTGGCCAAGCGGGTCGGCGTGGAGCACCTGGTCGTGGCCGTCAACAAGGCCGACGGCGCCGACCCGGAGCTGACCGACCTGGTGGAGCTGGAGCTGCAGGAGCTGCTGGCGGAGCACGGCTACGACGGCGTCCCGATGGTGCGGGTGTCCGGGCTGCGGGCGCTGGAGGGCGACCCGGTCTGGACCGCGTCGGTGGAGGCGCTGCTCCAGGCGGTGGACGAGCACATTCCCGTGCCGGTGCGGTACGTGGACGCGCCGTTCCTCATGCCGATCGAGAACGTGCTGACGGTCACCGGCCGTGGCACGGTCGTCACCGGCGCCATCGAGCGCGGCACGGTCCGCGTCGGCGACACGGTGGAGGCGGTCGGGTTCGGTGACGGGTTCAGCGCCGTCGTGACGGGCGTGGAGACGTTCGGCAAGACGATGGAGCAGGGCGAGGCCGGCGACAACGCCGCCGTGCTGCTGCGCGGGGTGCGCCGCGAGCAGGTGCGGCGGGGCATGGTGCTGGCCCAGCCGGGCAGCCAGCGGGCCCGCACGTCGTTCACCGCCCGCGTCTACCTCCTGACCCCGGAGGAGGGCGGGCGGCGCAGGGCGATCGCGTCCGGTTACCGGCCGCAGTTCTACCTGCGGACGACGGACGTGCCCGGGGAGCTCAAGCTCGACGAGGCCGCCCGGCCGGGTGACACGGTCGAGGTGGAGGTCGCGCTGGGCAAGCCGGTCGCCGTCGAGCCGGGGCTCGGCTTCGCGATTCGCGAGGGCGGGCTGACGGTGGGCGCGGGCACGATTCTCACCGTGCCGTCGTCCGGTTGACCCGAGCCGGGTCCCGCATGTCCGTGCGGGACCCGGTTTCGTGTCCCCGGCTCAGGCCGGGTCGAACCTCAGCGTGAACGTCGCCGCCTGAGCTCTGAGCTCGTACTGCGGCAGCGTGCCCGGACCGCAGGTTGC includes:
- the tuf gene encoding elongation factor Tu; amino-acid sequence: MAKQAYVRNKPHLNIGTMGHVDHGKTTLTAAITKVLAQRGQATYTPFERIDRTPEEAQRGITINISHVEYETATRHYAHVDMPGHADYVKNMITGAAQLDGAILVVSAQDGIMPQTREHVLLAKRVGVEHLVVAVNKADGADPELTDLVELELQELLAEHGYDGVPMVRVSGLRALEGDPVWTASVEALLQAVDEHIPVPVRYVDAPFLMPIENVLTVTGRGTVVTGAIERGTVRVGDTVEAVGFGDGFSAVVTGVETFGKTMEQGEAGDNAAVLLRGVRREQVRRGMVLAQPGSQRARTSFTARVYLLTPEEGGRRRAIASGYRPQFYLRTTDVPGELKLDEAARPGDTVEVEVALGKPVAVEPGLGFAIREGGLTVGAGTILTVPSSG